In Leptospira montravelensis, the DNA window AAGTGGAAGAAAAAATTCAGATCTCCTGAATTACCACTAAAAACAGTCCTTCTTTTTTGAACTACAAGGTCATAAGTATCACCTAAATTCAAGTTTTCTAATTGCGAATTTACATTTGTTCCCATAAAAGAAAGTAGTATAATATTCCGTTCTTCGATTGCTCTGAAATAAGAAGAAGTAATCGTTTGATTAGAATAGGAAAGCCCAATTCCAAAGTAACGAAATAAACCATACTCAAATCCTAATTCCCCACCGTGGCCGGAAAGTTCCGTGCGGTTTTTTACAAACTCAGAATAAATGATATAATTACCAACTCGATAACTGGTATCAACAAAAGGGGAATTCAACATTAGAAAATTAGGTTGGTTTGTGATCTCTACTGATTTTTCCAAACTTCCAGAATGATTTCCTAATCCAAAAGATCCGAAACCATAAAAAACCAAACTCCCCTGATCAAAACCTTCGCCGTACAAGGTGAAAGTCGAAAAAGTTAAAAAAATTACAACATAAACGTATAAATTTTTCCACTTCATTTTCTGCATGGATGATCGTTCCGGCACTTGAAAGTTTAATCAAGTCGAATTTTTTATATAACCTTGTCACAAACATACGGCTTTCACTCGTCTTGGTATCGAGGTATCAAAATGAAACCAAAAATATTAATCCTTGGCGCAGGTTATGCTGGAATATTAGCTGCCAATCGTTTGGCAAAACAAACCAAAGATGCGGAAATTCAAATCGTTTCGGAATCAACAGAATTTAAAGAAAGAATTCGTTTCCATGAATTTGCAAGTAAAGGTTTTGATAAAAAAGTAAAAATCAAAGACCTACTTCGAACAGGTATTAATTTTTTACAGGCAAAGGTGAAACAAATTAGCCCCTATGAAAATAGCATAGAAATAGAAAACAGTTCCCAATGTCTAAGGTATGACTATTTAGTCGTAGCTCTCGGAAGTTCTCAAATTCATCAAATACATAATGAAGAAAATTCCATTCAGTCCAGCGAATCAGTCTCTGAATTTATAAAAAAATACAATCAAAAGGAAATTCAAAAACTTTGTATTATTGGCGGTGGTCTTACTGGAATTGAAATGGCTTCTGAATGGAAATATTTTCATCCCAATACATCCGTATCCGTCATCGACAAAAACGAGTTAGGTTCAACTTTTTCAAAAAAAGGGAAAACATATTTGCGAACTTACCTTTTGAAAAATGGAATTCAGGTTTTTGATAAAACTAAAATTTATATGATTAGCGAAAAGGAAATCACTTTAGAAGATAAGAACAAACTTACCTTTGATTGTATTATCAACTGTAGTGGATTTAAATCTTCGAATCTCGCAAAAGAAGCGGGTTTTTCCACCAATGCACAAAACCAAATTTATGTAGATCCATATTTACGATCACTTACTTTCCAAAATGTTTTTGTTGCAGGAGACTCTGCCTACTTAGAAAACTCGATCTTACGTATGGGTTGTGTCACAGCATTGCCGATGGGTGCCTATATTGCCGACCA includes these proteins:
- a CDS encoding NAD(P)/FAD-dependent oxidoreductase: MKPKILILGAGYAGILAANRLAKQTKDAEIQIVSESTEFKERIRFHEFASKGFDKKVKIKDLLRTGINFLQAKVKQISPYENSIEIENSSQCLRYDYLVVALGSSQIHQIHNEENSIQSSESVSEFIKKYNQKEIQKLCIIGGGLTGIEMASEWKYFHPNTSVSVIDKNELGSTFSKKGKTYLRTYLLKNGIQVFDKTKIYMISEKEITLEDKNKLTFDCIINCSGFKSSNLAKEAGFSTNAQNQIYVDPYLRSLTFQNVFVAGDSAYLENSILRMGCVTALPMGAYIADQIAKMIRGKKVSPFSFQFVGRCVSLGRKEGLIQLTYGNDKPKEWILTGKWGAVIKELVNRFTIFSLLMEKLLPFRFYFWPKGNPIQQKEIVLPKTMFIGT